The following is a genomic window from Vicia villosa cultivar HV-30 ecotype Madison, WI unplaced genomic scaffold, Vvil1.0 ctg.001863F_1_1, whole genome shotgun sequence.
AAAACGTCGCATCACAGCCATTTTAAATTCATCCCATGTCCTCAACGGTGTTTGTTCTTCCCACCATTGGTACCAATTCAACGCTCTCTCTTCCATCGCTAACATTGCTACATCCAGTTTGTCTTTGGTCCTAACCTCATTCAGCTGGAAATAGCGTTCTACCTTCACCAACCACCCATACGCATCCTCACCTTTGAACAATGGAATCTCCAGCCTCCTACGATTCCCAAAAATGTGGGAACGACCCTCACCCCTATTGCGACGATGGCGTGGCTGCGACTCACGTGAGATGGAACTCCTGTCGCTTTCTTCTTCGTCTTCGTCGTCGTACTCGCCACCTCTTCGTGGCCGTTCATTCCTTCTCGGGTTACGCCGCGGTTGTTCAAGGATCAACTGACGAATCTGCTCCACCGTGACCTGCGGCCTCGTCTGTTGCTCCATCACCATCTGGCGAATCTGTTCCATTGTTCCTTCAAAGTTGTTCATCCTCTGTTCTATGGTGTCTATTCTGTTTTCCATGATGCTCCTCGTAACTACCATTCACGGCGCAGCTGGAAACCAAGGCTCTAGATACCAAATTGATAGAATCAATTTAGTATAAAGCAGAAACAGAAATGAACACAGTAGGAAAAATAGGGAAAATAGCTTGATTATTTAGTAGCTTCTACTAGAGTTCAAATGGGATCTAGTAGGTACAAGAGTAGTACTGAAATAGCaacagaaagaaagaaaagaaaatggatTTAGGCAGCTTTGAGAGGCCTATTCTCTCCCTAGGGTTCAGTACCAAAATCAAGCATACTGACACAATGATTATTCCTTCTATTTATGACCAATCCTAAAAGCTTTCCTCCACTCACAGCATGACACCTAGCCCTGCCATGTGCTGTGTACTAACAGCATTTGTTTTACTTGCCAGCTGTCCAGTACTAACAGAATTTGTTTTACTTGCCAGCTGTCCACTCCTTCTCTCTCTTGCGTGTTCTCTCATATACTTTTCCAAATCTACCAAAGTCATGTGATACTTGTTCATTGAATTAGGCGATCTTCCCGTGTATGATGATATTAAGGGGTTTATGGCTAACAACCGGAGGAAATCACGAGATGATTGGAATATGATCAAAGAGACATCAGCTGAAACCCTGTTAGGTAGAGAAATGTTGAAGTCCCGTGAGAGTGGGGAGAGAAGTTATACCTTTAGACAGATCAAGTCAAGGGAACCAAATGAATCTGTGTTTGTTACACAAAAAGGAAATGTTGTTGGAGGTGGAACATATAGTGTACTAAATGCAGTGGCTGGATATTTGAGGTATTTGGAGGGAACGGCTCGTGATGATTGGCAAGAGTATGTAGTGATAACCCTCTTTCTATGATACTGTTTTTTAGGTACATATATTGAACAACCTCGATTCTGAAGCTAATGCTTTATAGGTgtttttttaaggaaaaagtTTATATTCAATTATGAAAAAGCTTCATTGTATTACCCTTCTTTGTTTTCTGTTTCTTGTTTGTAAACTGTTGctcctatttttttttattacattgaGGCATTCTATTTCTTTGCATCATTCAAAGGGCATACATTTCTTCTCGAATAAAATGTATTGTGCATACCTGTGTTTACCTCAAAGGTTTCTATATTTGTATTCTACTCATCTAGTTTTTGGTCTTCTTCTCTCAAATAGCTAATTCATATAACAAAACGTGTtctttttctcattatttttaacATATGTTTCATTTGCTAAGTTTCTAAAAACCCCCTATTGAAGtcattaaattaaatgaaaaggTACACATTATGAAATTTTGCTTCACCTTAAATTTGTGCAGGGTACATGATAAACTGCGTGCTTCAGAAAATCGAAATGGAGCATCATTTAACGCACTATTTGGTTCTGCCCTATCTCTGGGTATTATATCCAGAAGAAGAGTATATTATGAAGCTATCAAATATGAGAAAGAACGTAATGCAGGATTCTTATCTCCTTTTGGATATTCAGCCGCTACTATTGCTGCAGCAGTTGAGGCGGTGTGTTCAAAGGAGGTACTAACTATAACAGTTATGCCTTGTTAAGGATACAAATTGTTATGTCTTATTGATTTGGCTAGCTTATATGTTATACATGGGTAGTTTCCTTgagcatttttcttttttttcacttttatctttttatcaaaagaattgttttattttgttggtGTTTCAGTGGTATTGGATTTTAGCTTTGAGAAATCAGATAAATAATGATGGAAAACAGTCAACACGGATATGGAGATGGAATGGTTTTCTTATTCAGGTATTAAATTAATTGGATCATAGTCAAAATTTGATTTCCTATTAAGAGAAATGCTAGGAACATATCCTCCAACACGTGAAATATTTTTCACAACCTAAGCTCTTCTGCTACTTTAATGGCTAAACTGCTTTTCTCAGTATACAGTTGCCGGTGAAGATGGTCCTGCTGTTCTTCTTGTGCATGGTTTTGGTGCCTTTGGAGAGCATTACCGTGACAACATACACGGTTTAGCTAGATCTGGAAATCGAGTTTGGGCTATTACATTGTTAGGATTTGGCAAATCCGAAAAGCCAAATATTGTATATACTGAACTCTTGTGGGCTGATCTATTGAGAGATTTTATTGTTGATGTTGTGGGGGAACCGGTCCACCTTGTTGGCAACTCAATTGGTGGTAAATATTTAACATAAACTGGGTACACTTTTCTACaacaaaatagaataaaaataaatctgTCTTTTATACAAATGTGCAGTAACTCACTACCTTGGCTCCATGTACATAATTTTTATCACTAGTTTGTTTTTGCTTCTGTTGATGATTTGATTATTTGCTACACATTTTCGAACTCCAGGTTATATTGTTGCTATTGTTGCTCGAGTTTGGAGTGTTTTGATCAAATCCATCGTCTTGATCAACAGCGCTGGCAATGTCATCCCAAGAAATACATCCATGTCATTGTCTAGGCAAAGTGTAAGCAAGGACAACTGAAGTTCATACTGCACAAGCAAGActtgaatattttttttcttctctttccaTCTCTGTCTGAAAAACTATTAACTTTTTCTTGCCATTATTAAATTTTTCCTcaattttctaatttttatatTGTAAAATCTGCAATAGAAGTTGGACTTTTTAGATTCTAAGATCTCAAGCTTTACCTGAAGTCTATTATGACTATAATTTTCTTGAATTGAGAAAAGCGTCCAAAAGTGCATAATCTGTTGGTAAATATGGATCTTTAAGCTGGGATCATGTAAATTTCTTCAAATATTTAATTTGACACtgtttattgcttattatgaGTACACCATACTTAGATTATTCTTTCTAAAATTTGCTTTTCTGTTTGCCTGTTAACATTCAGGATAGACAAACGTCAGTAGCTACATGGTTGGGTTCTCGCATTCTTCTGTTTTACTTGAGGCTAAGAATTCAAGAACTTGTTAAGAAATGTTATCCAACTGTAAGTGTAATTTTTGTCGCTAATTTTTGAATCTCATATATCTGTTTAGCATTGAAATTGATGGTGCTTGGTTCTGTGGCATTTTGCTTTGCACTTTTGCAGAAGATTGAAAGAGCAGATGATTGGCTCATAAATGAAATGCTAAGAGCAGTATCCTCTAGTTTACTTCTATAATCTAGACTATTTGTATTTCATAATGATTCATATTCATATTCTAGAACCTTCTCCTTTACATATTAAAAGTCCTATGATCCCGGTGTGCCTGTGGTCCTAGAAAGCATCTTTAGCTTTAATCTGTCCATACCTCTTAACTATCTTCTTGAAGATGTCAAGGAAAAGGTTATAATTATACAGGTATTATAACGTGAATATGAAATGTTGTCGGAAAACCATAAAAAAGTCGAATAATGTGAATGATAGTACCTCTCTAGTTTAGCTTTGTATGCTATTATTTATTTCCTTTTGTCAGGGAATGAAAGATCCGATTTCTGACTCTAATGCGACGGTGGCTATGCTTAAAGAGCATTGTGATGGTGTTGCAATCAAGAAGTTAGATGCCGGTAGGAAAATTTTATAtatctgttttattttttatttaatcataTGATGGATTAGGCTCTGTTTTAATttgatctttttctttgtctAAACATTACAGGCCATTGTCCACATGATGAGGTGCCAGAACTAGTTAATTCTATCATCTGTAATTGGATACATAGGGTGGAAAGTAACATTTTAGCAGGGTTCTCGGT
Proteins encoded in this region:
- the LOC131636942 gene encoding uncharacterized protein LOC131636942 isoform X2, producing MEQVKATCVFAEQEVEHELLFVMDVVNQYLKSVKVPQDIPRIELWKTPFYDVKVQNLASSYDDFEKLRLQVTTPLQLSTLPGAEMELDWGDLPVYDDIKGFMANNRRKSRDDWNMIKETSAETLLGREMLKSRESGERSYTFRQIKSREPNESVFVTQKGNVVGGGTYSVLNAVAGYLRYLEGTARDDWQEVHDKLRASENRNGASFNALFGSALSLGIISRRRVYYEAIKYEKERNAGFLSPFGYSAATIAAAVEAVCSKEWYWILALRNQINNDGKQSTRIWRWNGFLIQYTVAGEDGPAVLLVHGFGAFGEHYRDNIHGLARSGNRVWAITLLGFGKSEKPNIVYTELLWADLLRDFIVDVVGEPVHLVGNSIGGYIVAIVARVWSVLIKSIVLINSAGNVIPRNTSMSLSRQSDRQTSVATWLGSRILLFYLRLRIQELVKKCYPTKIERADDWLINEMLRASYDPGVPVVLESIFSFNLSIPLNYLLEDVKEKVIIIQGMKDPISDSNATVAMLKEHCDGVAIKKLDAGHCPHDEVPELVNSIICNWIHRVESNILAGFSV
- the LOC131636942 gene encoding uncharacterized protein LOC131636942 isoform X1 — its product is MALLTFPHFPSNFLSLSRSQNNRLSPLRRRFSTPTATSSGTAILWFKHDLRTDDHPGLLAASEFRSLVPIYIFDHRILSRFSDEMLELVLFALKDLRKSLQERGSDLMIRFGNAENVIQQLAKEVKATCVFAEQEVEHELLFVMDVVNQYLKSVKVPQDIPRIELWKTPFYDVKVQNLASSYDDFEKLRLQVTTPLQLSTLPGAEMELDWGDLPVYDDIKGFMANNRRKSRDDWNMIKETSAETLLGREMLKSRESGERSYTFRQIKSREPNESVFVTQKGNVVGGGTYSVLNAVAGYLRYLEGTARDDWQEVHDKLRASENRNGASFNALFGSALSLGIISRRRVYYEAIKYEKERNAGFLSPFGYSAATIAAAVEAVCSKEWYWILALRNQINNDGKQSTRIWRWNGFLIQYTVAGEDGPAVLLVHGFGAFGEHYRDNIHGLARSGNRVWAITLLGFGKSEKPNIVYTELLWADLLRDFIVDVVGEPVHLVGNSIGGYIVAIVARVWSVLIKSIVLINSAGNVIPRNTSMSLSRQSDRQTSVATWLGSRILLFYLRLRIQELVKKCYPTKIERADDWLINEMLRASYDPGVPVVLESIFSFNLSIPLNYLLEDVKEKVIIIQGMKDPISDSNATVAMLKEHCDGVAIKKLDAGHCPHDEVPELVNSIICNWIHRVESNILAGFSV